One window from the genome of Treponema sp. OMZ 838 encodes:
- a CDS encoding M15 family metallopeptidase, with protein sequence MKKILCTIMCLLSFFCVTAADANMEIQLRNFVYPAAIPVEMQRHIRNNAASFLADLQNILAADQENLLILVDKRHLLPDGYTPQNLVTLSTGRAYIINRKDLSLTKTAEQALQEMALAAQQDGVRLVVSSSYRSYTYQKNLFDRYVRESGEKEAERFSARAGTSQHQLGTVVDFGSISDEFAQTRAGKWVLQNAAKYGWSLSFPKGYEAVTGYVWESWHYRYIGAEACAFQQKWFGGIQQYMLEFIDTWKKQTK encoded by the coding sequence ATGAAAAAAATACTTTGTACAATAATGTGTCTGCTATCGTTTTTTTGTGTAACGGCAGCTGATGCGAATATGGAAATACAGCTTCGCAATTTTGTATATCCTGCTGCTATTCCGGTAGAGATGCAGCGTCATATTCGTAACAATGCAGCTTCCTTCTTAGCTGACTTGCAGAATATCTTAGCCGCCGACCAAGAGAACCTCTTGATCTTGGTTGATAAGCGGCATTTATTGCCTGATGGATATACGCCGCAAAACCTTGTAACGCTCAGTACCGGCCGCGCATACATAATTAACCGAAAGGATTTATCCCTGACAAAAACGGCGGAACAAGCGTTGCAGGAAATGGCGCTTGCAGCACAACAGGATGGCGTTAGGCTGGTTGTCAGTTCCTCGTATCGTTCATATACATATCAGAAAAATTTATTTGACCGCTATGTACGGGAATCCGGCGAAAAAGAAGCCGAACGGTTTTCCGCCCGTGCGGGAACAAGCCAACACCAGCTTGGTACGGTCGTAGATTTCGGTTCCATTTCGGATGAGTTTGCGCAAACGCGCGCCGGTAAATGGGTATTGCAGAATGCTGCAAAATACGGCTGGTCGCTTTCTTTTCCCAAGGGATACGAAGCGGTAACCGGCTATGTGTGGGAATCGTGGCATTACCGCTATATCGGTGCGGAAGCCTGTGCTTTTCAGCAAAAATGGTTCGGCGGTATTCAGCAGTATATGCTTGAATTTATTGACACTTGGAAAAAACAAACGAAATAA
- a CDS encoding CoA-disulfide reductase, producing the protein MKKYLIVGGVAGGAGVAARLRRLDESAEIIIFERGSHISFANCGLPYYAGGVIENREALFVMTPEKFKASLNVTAKVRHEVTAINPASKTVTVKNLDTGAEGAESYDTLILSPGASPIKPPIPGINDDAIYTLRSVSDIDAIKQKIDNPATKRVAVIGGGFIGLEMAENLHRRGMDVSIIEAVDQVMNVIDYDMAAIVQENIRSKGVGLYLKDGVKAFERRSAGLAVCLQSGKEVVCDAVLLSIGVRPDTKLAKDCNIELAQNGAIKVNEYFETSQKDIYAIGDAISFKSPLLGTDTTIPLAGPANKQARICADNIVYGNKKTYCGTIGTSIARIFDYTAAATGLGEKALDRAGLPYKQVVTHAAHHASYYPHASMLSIKILYNPENGRLWGAQAVGVEGVDKRIDVIAAYIKKNGTISDLAEFEHAYAPPFDSAKDPVNMLGFIAENDRDGLTTIISWRDIPRYAEQGAFFLDVRTPEEFSCGALPGAVNIPHTALRSRLNEVPKDRPVVINCGMGLRGYIAERILRQNGYKHTVNLSGGFMTYNAVHNELAHLS; encoded by the coding sequence ATGAAGAAATATCTTATAGTAGGCGGCGTTGCCGGAGGTGCAGGTGTTGCTGCGCGGTTACGCCGGTTGGATGAATCAGCGGAGATTATTATCTTTGAGCGGGGATCTCATATCAGTTTTGCAAACTGCGGGCTTCCCTATTATGCCGGCGGTGTTATCGAAAACCGCGAAGCTCTTTTTGTGATGACGCCCGAAAAGTTTAAGGCATCGCTGAACGTTACCGCAAAGGTACGGCATGAGGTAACGGCGATTAATCCCGCTTCCAAAACGGTAACGGTCAAAAATTTGGATACCGGGGCGGAAGGTGCCGAAAGTTATGACACGCTGATTTTAAGCCCGGGGGCATCTCCCATTAAACCGCCGATACCCGGGATTAACGATGATGCCATTTACACACTGCGTTCGGTCAGCGATATCGATGCGATTAAGCAGAAAATAGATAACCCTGCAACCAAACGTGTCGCTGTAATCGGCGGCGGTTTTATCGGCTTGGAAATGGCTGAGAATCTTCACCGCCGAGGTATGGATGTTTCCATTATCGAAGCAGTTGATCAAGTGATGAACGTTATCGATTACGATATGGCAGCCATCGTGCAGGAGAATATCCGCAGTAAGGGTGTCGGTTTATACCTAAAAGATGGGGTAAAAGCGTTTGAACGGCGCAGCGCCGGTTTAGCGGTATGTTTGCAGTCGGGTAAAGAGGTTGTATGCGATGCTGTTCTTCTTTCGATCGGCGTGCGCCCCGATACCAAATTGGCAAAGGATTGCAATATCGAGCTTGCGCAGAATGGGGCGATAAAAGTCAACGAATATTTTGAAACCTCTCAAAAGGATATTTACGCTATCGGCGATGCGATTTCGTTTAAAAGTCCGCTGCTCGGTACCGATACGACAATTCCGCTCGCAGGACCTGCGAATAAACAGGCTCGTATCTGCGCGGATAATATCGTGTACGGCAATAAAAAAACATACTGCGGGACAATCGGTACCAGTATTGCCCGGATATTCGATTATACCGCCGCTGCAACGGGATTGGGCGAAAAGGCATTGGATAGGGCAGGGCTTCCCTATAAGCAGGTGGTAACCCATGCTGCTCATCATGCAAGTTATTACCCCCATGCCTCTATGTTGTCGATTAAAATTCTCTATAATCCTGAAAACGGCCGGCTCTGGGGTGCACAAGCGGTCGGTGTAGAAGGTGTTGACAAGAGAATCGACGTTATTGCCGCATACATTAAAAAGAACGGTACGATTTCCGATCTTGCCGAATTTGAGCATGCCTATGCGCCGCCGTTTGACTCTGCGAAGGATCCCGTCAATATGCTCGGATTTATTGCGGAAAACGACCGCGACGGTTTAACAACGATTATCTCGTGGCGGGATATTCCCCGATATGCGGAACAGGGAGCATTCTTCCTTGATGTACGGACACCGGAAGAATTCAGCTGCGGCGCCCTTCCGGGAGCAGTCAACATACCGCATACTGCATTGCGAAGTAGACTGAATGAGGTGCCGAAAGATCGGCCGGTTGTTATTAACTGTGGGATGGGGTTGCGAGGATATATAGCGGAACGGATTTTGCGGCAAAACGGATATAAACATACGGTGAACCTTTCGGGCGGTTTTATGACGTATAATGCAGTCCATAACGAATTGGCTCATTTGTCATGA
- a CDS encoding STAS domain-containing protein: MMDNLTITEKMNDTFVLLTVAGSINSYTYHEFETKVYNLIKERSIVLDVSRVTNLSSSGLGILMAASEDGAELGHKIYIMNPSEVVKLAIASTGFSEVFPIIHSLDEVK, translated from the coding sequence ATGATGGATAATTTAACGATTACGGAAAAAATGAATGATACGTTTGTATTACTGACAGTAGCCGGTTCAATAAATTCATACACATACCATGAATTTGAGACGAAGGTTTACAACCTTATTAAGGAGCGCTCAATCGTATTGGATGTATCCCGTGTTACCAACTTGTCTTCATCAGGATTGGGTATCCTCATGGCTGCTTCCGAAGACGGAGCCGAGCTTGGTCATAAAATTTATATTATGAATCCTTCAGAGGTTGTAAAGCTTGCGATTGCCTCCACCGGTTTTTCAGAAGTATTTCCGATTATTCACTCACTTGATGAAGTAAAATAG